A part of Aegilops tauschii subsp. strangulata cultivar AL8/78 chromosome 2, Aet v6.0, whole genome shotgun sequence genomic DNA contains:
- the LOC141041849 gene encoding probable LRR receptor-like serine/threonine-protein kinase At4g31250, which yields MLGWDASTDPCDGSGGHDGSASKWGETVRCFENGASDAGLIKVIDLQSLGLDGTIDAELLCAAPALRVVSLQNNTLRGGLPAGVSACSELTHLYVSRNWLSGALPSSLGNLGKLHALDVSRNDFSGEIPAGLSHLHGLIRFNANDNHFQGTIPDFDLARFESFNVSNNNLTRPIPKSTGHFRRDSFAGNAPGMCGQPVFPVCPSEESKSRKTQSRV from the exons ATGCTCGGCTGGGACGCGTCGACCGACCCgtgcgacggcagcggcggccaCGACGGCAGCGCCTCGAAGTGGGGAGAGACCGTCAGGTGCTTCGAAAACGGCG CGAGTGACGCCGGCCTGATCAAGGTTATCGATCTCCAGTCCCTCGGCCTCGACGGCACCATCGACGCGGAGCTGCTCTGCGCCGCGCCGGCGCTCCGCGTGGTGAGCCTGCAGAACAACACGCTGCGCGGCGGCCTCCCGGCGGGCGTCTCGGCCTGCTCGGAACTCACCCACCTCTACGTCAGCCGCAATTGGCTCTCCGGCGCCCTGCCGAGCTCCCTCGGCAACCTCGGGAAGCTCCACGCGCTCGACGTCTCCAGGAACGACTTCTCCGGCGAGATCCCCGCCGGACTCAGCCACCTTCACGGCCTCATAAGGTTCAATGCCAACGACAACCACTTCCAAGGCACCATTCCTGATTTCGACCTCGCCAGGTTCGAGAGCTTCAATGTGTCCAACAACAACCTCACCAGACCTATCCCCAAGAGCACCGGACACTTTCGGCGCGACAGCTTCGCCGGCAACGCCCCTGGCATGTGCGGCCAGCCTGTGTTCCCCGTCTGTCCCTCTGAGGAAAGCAAATCAAGGAAGACGCAAAGTCGTGTATGA